Proteins encoded together in one Ciona intestinalis chromosome 3, KH, whole genome shotgun sequence window:
- the LOC100179296 gene encoding leucine-rich repeat and fibronectin type-III domain-containing protein 3, which produces MVVLKILILCLPVVYSAHTNAVSPCDGITNCLCSSSAVNCTGAGLTSLPPTINAGKLYYYFEENQLKTLNKNTFRHFIKAKHINAGKNRISHLGPKTFNHNKLLSQLYLDNNRITSLPATLFTNNHNLTLFSANFNNITSISSGLFKNCPLLSYISITNNQLAAIAPDAFTTNLVLSRLLLEVNHLTTPMWQWIDHLKHSETFEIYLDRNPWICDCRMKQFKIEVETHSWYQRAETPKSGKKGIASHVRCSAPPNHASMNIEAVDSLSLTCESPTILTNTSVLLAEGKPGVVTCSATGIPVPQVWFADETGRNVTDPHPGVGNMTFNSVLTDEAGLYSCFASGWNSSGTWTLKSTPVTVIVKSKPAAGLIITLAFILPALVIVGIVVFIRQRHKRRDGYGSLTNENGASARYDHLNDADVTSATVLRDSSDDEMDELVSYAKDTADEREVLV; this is translated from the exons ATGGTAGTTTTAAAGATTCTTATTTTGTGTTTGCCTGTGGTATACTCTGCGCACACAAATGCGGTTTCGCCTTGCGATGGAATCACGAATTGTTTATGTTCGTCATCAGCAGTAAACTGCACTGGTGCTGGTCTAACATCACTCCCCCCAACAATTAATGCGGGaaaactatattattattttgaagaAAATCAACTCAAAACTTTgaacaaaaacacatttcgTCACTTCATCAAAGCCAAACATATAAATGCGGGGAAAAATCGTATCAGCCATTTAGGACCGAAGACCTTCAACCACAACAAATTATTGTCCCAACTATATCTTGATAATAACAGGATTACAAGCCTACCAGCAACATTGTTTACCAACAACCACAATCTCACGTTGTTTTCTGCAAACTTTAACAACATTACGTCAATTAGCTCCGGCTTGTTTAAGAACTGTCCACTGTTATCTTATATCAGCATTACTAATAACCAGCTAGCTGCAATTGCCCCAGATGCCTTCACTACTAACCTGGTGCTCAGCAGATTGTTATTGGAAGTTAATCATCTCACGACTCCAATGTG GCAATGGATCGACCATCTGAAACATTCGGAaacatttgaaatttatttggATAGAAACCCTTGGATATGTGACTGCAGGATGAAACAGTTTAAGATTGAAGTGGAGACACACAGTTGGTATCAACG AGCAGAAACACCAAAGAGCGGTAAGAAGGGAATTGCGTCACATGTACGGTGTTCAGCACCCCCAAACCATGCCAGCATGAACATTGAAGCTGTAGATTCGTTAAGTTTAACTTGCGAATCACCGACTATTTTAACCAACACCAGCGTTCTGCTTGCTGAGGGCAAACCGGGAGTAGTTACGTGTTCAGCAACTGGAATTCCCGTCCCGCAAGTCTGGTTTGCTGATGAGACTGGGCGAAATGTAACAGATCCGCATCCAG GAGTGGGGAACATGACTTTCAATTCGGTTTTAACTGACGAAGCTGGGCTATATTCTTGTTTCGCTTCTGGTTGGAACAGTTCAGGAACATGGACTCTAAAATCGACTCCTGTGACTGTGATTGTAAAATCCAAGCCAGCAGCTGGATTGA TTATAACACTTGCTTTCATATTGCCGGCTCTTGTCATCGTTGGGATTGTTGTATTTATTCGGCAAAGGCATAAGCGTCGAGATGGATACGGTTCGCTCACAAATGAGAACGGCGCTTCTGCACGTTACGATCACTTAAACGACGCAGATGTGACTTCAGCCACAGTATTACGCGATAGCTCCGACGACGAAATGGACGAACTGGTGAGCTACGCCAAAGATACCGCAGACGAAAGAGAAGTACTGGTATAG